The following are encoded in a window of Cygnus olor isolate bCygOlo1 chromosome 21, bCygOlo1.pri.v2, whole genome shotgun sequence genomic DNA:
- the LOC121058244 gene encoding somatostatin-2-like produces MQLVASLVSVLLLVWSVRATALPGEERLALQNSREQTKLRKDAILKMLAGLLESVDVASPDLEEEGKLEEERATLGRLAQLSQRDRKAPCKNFFWKTFTSC; encoded by the exons ATGCAGCTGGTGGCCAGCCTGGTGTCCgttctgctgctggtgtggaGCGTGAGAGCCACTGCACTGCCCGGAGAAGAGAGACTCGCATTACAGAACAGTAGG GAGCAGACCAAACTCCGGAAAGATGCCATACTGAAGATGCTGGCGGGGCTGCTGGAGAGCGTGGACGTGGCCTCCCCGGACCTTGAAGAAGAGGGCAAGCTGGAGGAGGAGCGGGCGACGCTGGGGCGACTGGCCCAGCTCTCGCAGCGGGACCGCAAGGCCCCCTGTAAAAACTTCTTCTGGAAAACCTTCACCTCCTGCTAG